A single region of the Drosophila miranda strain MSH22 chromosome 2, D.miranda_PacBio2.1, whole genome shotgun sequence genome encodes:
- the LOC108155998 gene encoding nuclear envelope phosphatase-regulatory subunit 1 homolog, producing the protein MEPSDDEDLKAFELRLTEVVLSYRPTCRWRILLSAMSICTAIGAWYWLRDPHTTVVSLTESLWIHPIFAAATVTLIVLFIIGIQKSVIAPKVITTRARCVLGDFNMSCDDTGKLILKSRQSYDGTT; encoded by the coding sequence ATGGAACCCTCCGATGACGAAGATCTGAAGGCTTTCGAGCTGCGACTCACCGAAGTGGTTCTCTCGTACAGACCGACGTGCCGATGGCGCATTCTCCTGTCCGCCATGTCGATATGCACGGCCATCGGGGCCTGGTACTGGCTGAGGGATCCCCACACCACCGTTGTGTCTCTGACGGAATCCCTCTGGATACACCCAATCTTCGCAGCGGCCACAGTAACCTTAATTGTactcttcatcataggcataCAAAAGTCGGTCATAGCGCCGAAGGTCATCACAACGCGCGCCCGTTGTGTGCTTGGAGACTTTAACATGAGCTGCGATGACACGGGCAAACT